A part of Bufo bufo chromosome 7, aBufBuf1.1, whole genome shotgun sequence genomic DNA contains:
- the LOC121008062 gene encoding perforin-1-like isoform X1, whose translation MFFIFILVTSVCRALTQGPPPVTYACRSAKIQECNKVHFVPGHTLLGGGLDIVTMKKKGSYLFNLQKVITSEKTCTVCSNPYMKKAWQKLPLGVVDWKPQSTCFKKISGETSRSTSSLAEESASSIQNNWEVGLELHHKVGDAKMVLAGSQSQLAQFGQSKSSGDRYTFIRHQLSCVYYSLRLSDTARLSRDFYKSLESLPATYDMKTQEKYRHLITTYGTHYLSQANVGGEAQQVTAIRTCHATMDGVSLDELKDCLSIEASAAITGKAEANAKASTCKDLSQKSNHGENFHQMYHERIWKITGGTITFDLLSFDSKNSDSASSFEKWMESLQIHPDIVSYALEPIHNLVRFKGPQRENLKKALSDYIMEKALRQNCSCPAGSVISSGAECSCICQGNNHRNQNCCPSKKGYAKLVVTIESAANLWGDYTSKTDAFVVVSYGSARVQTPTIWNNNNPIWKSRFDLGIFELSSAPLMKIQVWDEDNKYDDDLLGTCTKNVNRGVKSEVCYLQHGSVSFVVSAECEPHLTGHLCREYAASPN comes from the exons ATGTTCTTCATCTTCATTCTTGTCACTTCTGTTTGTCGTGCGTTGACCCAAGGTCCTCCTCCAGTGACCTATGCCTGCCGATCAGCAAAGATCCAAGAGTGCAATAAAGTCCACTTTGTGCCTGGCCACACTCTTCTAGGTGGGGGACTGGACATTGTGACCATGAAGAAGAAAGGATCCTACCTGTTTAACCTACAGAAAGTCATTACTTCCGAAAAAACCTGCACCGTCTGTAGCAACCCTTACATGAAGAAAGCCTGGCAGAAGCTGCCTCTAGGAGTGGTAGATTGGAAGCCACAGTCGACCTGCTTCAAGAAGATCAGCGGGGAGACCTCTCGGTCCACGTCTTCATTGGCCGAAGAGTCTGCATCGAGTATTCAGAATAACTGGGAGGTTGGACTGGAGCTCCACCATAAAGTGGGAGATGCCAAGATGGTGCTGGCCGGATCTCAATCCCAGCTGGCGCAGTTTGGTCAGAGTAAAAGCAGTGGAGATCGGTACACCTTCATCAGGCACCAGCTGAGCTGTGTCTACTACAG TCTCCGACTGTCAGATACTGCACGTCTAAGTCGGGATTTTTATAAAAGCTTAGAGTCCCTGCCAGCCACGTATGACATGAAGACCCAGGAGAAATATAGACACCTAATAACCACCTATGGAACCCATTATCTCAGCCAAGCTAATGTGGGAGGTGAAGCGCAACAAGTCACTGCGATCAGGACGTGCCATGCAACGATGGACGGCGTGTCCTTAGATGAGCTGAAAGATTGCCTAAGCATCGAGGCCTCGGCTGCCATCACCGGTAAAGCTGAAGCCAATGCCAAAGCCAGCACCTGCAAAGACCTGAGCCAAAAATCCAACCATGGAGAAAACTTCCACCAAATGTATCATGAGAGGATCTGGAAG ATCACTGGTGGGACAATTACTTTTGATCTACTTTCATTTGACTCCAAAAACAGTGACAGTGCTTCATCCTTTGAGAAATGGATGGAAAGTCTCCAGATACATCCTGATATTGTATCGTATGCCCTGGAGCCTATCCACAACCTTGTCCGGTTTAAAGGACCTCAGCGTGAGAACCTTAAGAAGGCCTTAAGTGACTATATTATGGAGAAGGCTCTTAGACAGAACTGCTCCTGTCCTGCTGGTTCTGTAATAAGTTCAGGAGCAGAATGCTCTTGTATCTGCCAAGGAAATAACCACAGGAACCAAAACTGTTGTCCATCTAAGAAAGGATATGCTAAATTAGTGGTGACTATTGAAAGCGCTGCAAATCTTTGGGGGGACTACACATCTAAGACCGATGCCTTTGTGGTGGTGAGTTATGgttcagccagagtccagaccccAACCATATGGAATAATAATAATCCAATATGGAAGTCCCGGTTTGACCTTGGGATCTTTGAGCTCAGCTCTGCCCCTTTAATGAAGATTCAGGTTTGGGATGAAGACAATAAATATGATGATGATCTTCTTGGAACGTGCACAAAAAATGTCAACCGTGGAGTAAAGTCTGAGGTCTGTTATCTGCAGCATGGGAGTGTGAGCTTTGTGGTGAGCGCTGAGTGTGAGCCTCATCTTACTGGTCACCTCTGTAGGGAGTATGCAGCTTCTCCCAACtga
- the LOC121008062 gene encoding perforin-1-like isoform X2: MKKKGSYLFNLQKVITSEKTCTVCSNPYMKKAWQKLPLGVVDWKPQSTCFKKISGETSRSTSSLAEESASSIQNNWEVGLELHHKVGDAKMVLAGSQSQLAQFGQSKSSGDRYTFIRHQLSCVYYSLRLSDTARLSRDFYKSLESLPATYDMKTQEKYRHLITTYGTHYLSQANVGGEAQQVTAIRTCHATMDGVSLDELKDCLSIEASAAITGKAEANAKASTCKDLSQKSNHGENFHQMYHERIWKITGGTITFDLLSFDSKNSDSASSFEKWMESLQIHPDIVSYALEPIHNLVRFKGPQRENLKKALSDYIMEKALRQNCSCPAGSVISSGAECSCICQGNNHRNQNCCPSKKGYAKLVVTIESAANLWGDYTSKTDAFVVVSYGSARVQTPTIWNNNNPIWKSRFDLGIFELSSAPLMKIQVWDEDNKYDDDLLGTCTKNVNRGVKSEVCYLQHGSVSFVVSAECEPHLTGHLCREYAASPN, translated from the exons ATGAAGAAGAAAGGATCCTACCTGTTTAACCTACAGAAAGTCATTACTTCCGAAAAAACCTGCACCGTCTGTAGCAACCCTTACATGAAGAAAGCCTGGCAGAAGCTGCCTCTAGGAGTGGTAGATTGGAAGCCACAGTCGACCTGCTTCAAGAAGATCAGCGGGGAGACCTCTCGGTCCACGTCTTCATTGGCCGAAGAGTCTGCATCGAGTATTCAGAATAACTGGGAGGTTGGACTGGAGCTCCACCATAAAGTGGGAGATGCCAAGATGGTGCTGGCCGGATCTCAATCCCAGCTGGCGCAGTTTGGTCAGAGTAAAAGCAGTGGAGATCGGTACACCTTCATCAGGCACCAGCTGAGCTGTGTCTACTACAG TCTCCGACTGTCAGATACTGCACGTCTAAGTCGGGATTTTTATAAAAGCTTAGAGTCCCTGCCAGCCACGTATGACATGAAGACCCAGGAGAAATATAGACACCTAATAACCACCTATGGAACCCATTATCTCAGCCAAGCTAATGTGGGAGGTGAAGCGCAACAAGTCACTGCGATCAGGACGTGCCATGCAACGATGGACGGCGTGTCCTTAGATGAGCTGAAAGATTGCCTAAGCATCGAGGCCTCGGCTGCCATCACCGGTAAAGCTGAAGCCAATGCCAAAGCCAGCACCTGCAAAGACCTGAGCCAAAAATCCAACCATGGAGAAAACTTCCACCAAATGTATCATGAGAGGATCTGGAAG ATCACTGGTGGGACAATTACTTTTGATCTACTTTCATTTGACTCCAAAAACAGTGACAGTGCTTCATCCTTTGAGAAATGGATGGAAAGTCTCCAGATACATCCTGATATTGTATCGTATGCCCTGGAGCCTATCCACAACCTTGTCCGGTTTAAAGGACCTCAGCGTGAGAACCTTAAGAAGGCCTTAAGTGACTATATTATGGAGAAGGCTCTTAGACAGAACTGCTCCTGTCCTGCTGGTTCTGTAATAAGTTCAGGAGCAGAATGCTCTTGTATCTGCCAAGGAAATAACCACAGGAACCAAAACTGTTGTCCATCTAAGAAAGGATATGCTAAATTAGTGGTGACTATTGAAAGCGCTGCAAATCTTTGGGGGGACTACACATCTAAGACCGATGCCTTTGTGGTGGTGAGTTATGgttcagccagagtccagaccccAACCATATGGAATAATAATAATCCAATATGGAAGTCCCGGTTTGACCTTGGGATCTTTGAGCTCAGCTCTGCCCCTTTAATGAAGATTCAGGTTTGGGATGAAGACAATAAATATGATGATGATCTTCTTGGAACGTGCACAAAAAATGTCAACCGTGGAGTAAAGTCTGAGGTCTGTTATCTGCAGCATGGGAGTGTGAGCTTTGTGGTGAGCGCTGAGTGTGAGCCTCATCTTACTGGTCACCTCTGTAGGGAGTATGCAGCTTCTCCCAACtga